A region from the Luteolibacter arcticus genome encodes:
- a CDS encoding MBL fold metallo-hydrolase, producing the protein MEFFFLDVGPEEYGDCILCRKDGELILIDGGHPRDWESRQDGARPALQDQMAKALETEPPFHLKLLVVTHAHKDHIGCLPRLVKDEILTAEWALVADEKYGWGRHRDTDGARDGDDLPEGVRAVLAALREDTVPDLSDPAAVARFLADAVLQEDEYGEMLEKLKDDGTRMVRYGRSRTTELLEAFSHWELAILGPSKGHLVACADAVHKSLSDAAAAIRGRVEVAGFTDAEASRVDLYRWLVSQEPLADGVSLMDASKSRPGHALNNQSIILSFGGAGERVLLAGDMQFIKPGMRAINEDMAVLREKVKNHGKYVLIKTCHHTSDNGVDLPWLRDMGWDALVIHSGGEKDDHPHAGRLRELSDRAAEVPDKWLRNDRNGMITCVVANGEVTAHGERGYYDDFTPNLDHDAAAAPAVVNRPETEAPVRVVIPQGPSPGPGTVAGGGMGLRRPDPPPGATGFVEVNVKVPHQKTRVTVTIDVDPEADTEASKTEAAVTGQPRDFKQPPDQPVETMKLGGGRSFPRLLAVTDRARLAANVGQEAADRAIRMLQGAGLDVLGELPSTGSGSLPAREVVRQVLAEAAATGADYVGVLLVGGHDVVPHVVVDALPKELRDHFKANPLPLSQQDQDDFIVWSDHPYGDVDGAGANEVPVSRVPDGHSADLLLAALSAPERPAPAAGTFGLRNLNRPFAEGVFKKVGEGTCLTSATTGPGSVPVESVDAGRIYLMLHGAFEDASVFWGEESEEDDSQIPAFDLRCLPERCAGAVVFTGCCWGALTLDRPAAWSALPGPAKVRSSEDSLALAFLRRGARAYIGCTGVHYSPDAEPYGFLGGPMHSAFWEAMNEARMWPALALHQARLLYLNGLPHGKTELSFQAAEYKTFHQFTCLGLGW; encoded by the coding sequence ATGGAATTTTTCTTTTTGGACGTGGGTCCCGAGGAGTACGGGGACTGCATCCTGTGCCGGAAGGACGGCGAGCTGATCCTCATCGATGGCGGGCATCCGCGGGACTGGGAGTCACGGCAAGATGGAGCGCGCCCCGCGCTGCAGGACCAGATGGCAAAGGCGCTGGAGACGGAGCCGCCCTTTCACCTGAAGCTGCTGGTGGTGACGCATGCTCACAAGGATCATATCGGCTGCCTGCCGAGGCTGGTGAAGGACGAGATCCTGACCGCGGAGTGGGCGCTGGTGGCGGATGAGAAATACGGCTGGGGCCGCCATCGGGATACCGACGGAGCGCGCGATGGGGATGATCTGCCGGAGGGAGTGCGGGCGGTGCTGGCTGCGCTGCGGGAGGATACGGTGCCGGATCTCTCGGATCCCGCCGCGGTAGCCAGATTCCTGGCAGATGCGGTGCTGCAGGAGGACGAGTATGGCGAGATGCTGGAGAAGCTGAAGGATGACGGGACCCGCATGGTGAGGTACGGCAGGAGTCGTACTACGGAGCTGCTCGAGGCATTCAGCCACTGGGAGTTGGCCATTCTGGGACCGTCGAAGGGGCATCTGGTGGCCTGTGCGGATGCGGTTCACAAGTCGCTGTCGGATGCGGCGGCGGCGATCCGGGGGCGGGTGGAGGTGGCGGGATTCACGGATGCGGAGGCTTCGCGGGTGGATCTCTATCGCTGGCTGGTGAGCCAGGAGCCGCTGGCGGATGGGGTGAGCCTGATGGACGCGTCGAAGTCGCGGCCCGGCCACGCTCTGAACAACCAGAGCATTATTCTGTCCTTCGGCGGCGCGGGCGAGCGGGTGCTACTGGCCGGAGACATGCAATTCATCAAGCCGGGCATGCGGGCGATCAATGAGGACATGGCGGTGCTGCGGGAGAAGGTGAAAAACCACGGCAAGTATGTGCTGATCAAAACCTGCCACCACACGAGCGACAACGGAGTGGATCTGCCGTGGCTGAGGGACATGGGGTGGGATGCGCTGGTGATCCACAGCGGCGGCGAGAAGGACGATCATCCTCACGCGGGACGCCTGCGGGAGCTGAGCGATCGAGCGGCGGAGGTGCCGGACAAGTGGCTGCGCAATGACCGCAACGGGATGATCACCTGCGTGGTCGCGAATGGTGAAGTGACTGCCCACGGGGAACGCGGTTACTACGATGACTTCACGCCGAACCTGGATCACGATGCTGCGGCTGCTCCGGCAGTGGTGAACCGGCCGGAGACGGAAGCGCCGGTGAGGGTCGTGATTCCGCAGGGTCCGTCGCCCGGTCCCGGTACGGTGGCAGGCGGCGGCATGGGATTAAGACGCCCGGATCCGCCGCCGGGTGCAACGGGCTTTGTGGAGGTAAATGTGAAGGTGCCCCACCAGAAGACGCGGGTGACCGTAACGATCGATGTGGACCCGGAAGCGGATACGGAAGCCTCGAAGACGGAGGCGGCGGTGACCGGGCAGCCGCGGGATTTTAAGCAGCCCCCCGATCAGCCCGTCGAGACGATGAAGCTGGGCGGGGGGCGGAGTTTCCCGCGCTTGCTGGCGGTGACGGATCGCGCGCGCCTGGCCGCGAATGTGGGTCAGGAAGCGGCGGACCGTGCGATCCGGATGCTGCAGGGTGCGGGTCTGGATGTCCTGGGAGAACTGCCTTCCACCGGCAGCGGGTCGCTGCCGGCGAGGGAGGTGGTCCGCCAAGTGCTGGCAGAGGCGGCGGCCACCGGTGCGGACTATGTGGGCGTGCTGCTGGTGGGCGGGCATGATGTGGTGCCGCATGTGGTGGTGGATGCGCTGCCAAAGGAGCTGCGAGATCATTTCAAAGCGAATCCCCTGCCTCTCTCCCAGCAGGATCAGGATGACTTCATCGTCTGGAGTGATCATCCGTATGGCGATGTGGATGGGGCGGGTGCCAACGAGGTGCCGGTGAGCCGGGTGCCGGACGGGCATTCGGCGGATCTGCTGCTGGCCGCCCTGAGCGCGCCCGAGCGACCCGCGCCGGCGGCCGGGACCTTCGGGCTTCGGAATTTGAACAGGCCCTTCGCCGAGGGGGTCTTCAAGAAGGTGGGGGAGGGGACCTGCCTGACCTCCGCCACGACCGGGCCGGGCAGTGTGCCGGTCGAGTCCGTGGATGCGGGCCGGATCTACCTGATGCTTCACGGTGCATTTGAAGACGCCTCGGTTTTCTGGGGCGAGGAGTCGGAGGAGGACGACAGCCAGATCCCGGCATTCGACCTGCGATGTCTGCCGGAGCGGTGCGCAGGTGCGGTGGTCTTCACCGGTTGCTGTTGGGGCGCGCTCACGCTGGATCGTCCCGCCGCGTGGTCCGCCTTGCCGGGGCCGGCCAAGGTGCGGTCCAGCGAGGATTCGCTGGCGCTGGCATTCCTACGGCGCGGGGCTCGGGCATACATCGGCTGCACGGGGGTGCACTATTCACCGGATGCGGAGCCTTATGGGTTCTTGGGCGGACCGATGCATTCGGCCTTCTGGGAGGCCATGAATGAAGCACGGATGTGGCCTGCGCTGGCCCTGCACCAGGCGCGGCTCCTCTACCTGAATGGGCTGCCGCACGGGAAGACGGAACTCTCCTTCCAGGCGGCGGAGTACAAGACCTTTCACCAGTTCACTTGCCTGGGGCTGGGCTGGTAA
- a CDS encoding ankyrin repeat domain-containing protein, which yields MTMAFDPYDMDCEEWPPLWRALNERDFAAAAALIAEGAELDDLIERDGNTLLHDAAQLGDLEMMDFFLAHDCPVTREQFDYVDATPLIRAADHGQTAMVIRLLEAGVNPNAHHEARAGNTAIREAVRGGHTEIVSLLLRAGADPTIPGWMAISAVDQAWYEIRDSRETTREIRAMLAGYPSFLRDREGRG from the coding sequence ATGACGATGGCATTCGACCCGTATGACATGGATTGCGAGGAGTGGCCGCCGCTGTGGCGGGCGCTGAACGAACGGGACTTCGCGGCGGCGGCGGCGCTGATCGCGGAGGGCGCGGAGCTGGATGATCTAATCGAGCGGGATGGGAATACCTTGCTGCATGATGCGGCGCAGCTCGGGGATCTGGAGATGATGGATTTCTTCCTCGCGCATGATTGCCCGGTGACTCGGGAGCAATTCGACTATGTGGATGCGACGCCGCTGATTCGTGCGGCAGATCATGGGCAGACGGCGATGGTGATCCGGTTGCTCGAAGCGGGTGTGAATCCGAATGCGCATCACGAGGCCCGGGCGGGAAACACGGCGATCCGGGAGGCGGTGCGCGGTGGCCACACGGAGATCGTGTCGCTGCTGCTGCGGGCGGGGGCGGACCCGACCATCCCGGGATGGATGGCGATCTCGGCGGTGGATCAGGCGTGGTACGAGATCCGTGATAGCCGGGAAACGACACGGGAGATCCGGGCGATGCTGGCGGGGTATCCGAGCTTCCTGCGCGATAGGGAGGGCCGGGGCTGA